One region of Catenuloplanes indicus genomic DNA includes:
- a CDS encoding putative bifunctional diguanylate cyclase/phosphodiesterase yields MIVEPAPRGFTDGSHITRVARAWARAIAGASYVPMAHVDIELRLAGFTTRLLRVLTGQPFDPSPATQIGVELVEAHFASPETLGHTISVLADRLPPLAGTSLDSSGRRVMRLLSALSVGYTRGLRERTLDEQESIRQATVLAQLQTEHALRESQEAFRHAAVHDQLTGLPNRIFFEKQLADLIENGGAHHVAICFIGITSLQAITDRFGHVLGDKALTVTADRLRTLARSLGHPLARFAGDQFVMLIEDPAGTPHLAGVADQIIATLSTPVHTDRHLLPMSASIGLVDRPIAGMDANDVMRAAGMTLQWAKAEGTNRWQLFDQARSDREIAKHALTADLAGGIDRDEFFLEYQPLVRLEDRAVIGVEALVRWHHPRLGRLNPGRFIDLAEESGQIVRLGGRLLDKACRQAREWAKLTDSPPYVSVNVAVPQLRDGAGLLRTVDNLLQEVGLAPELLQLEITESASIPDDPQLRRTLDDIAGLGVRLALDDFGSGYSNLGYLQNLPVNQLKIDMQFVRDWKPSSTKSLLPSLVKLAHDLRLSALAEGVETLQQAEYLESIGCDHVQGYYFGKPQAASSITSLLLEWSAEEL; encoded by the coding sequence GTGATCGTCGAACCGGCACCACGGGGCTTCACCGACGGGTCGCACATCACCCGGGTGGCACGTGCCTGGGCCCGGGCGATCGCCGGTGCCAGTTACGTACCGATGGCGCACGTCGACATCGAGCTGCGGCTGGCCGGCTTCACCACCCGGCTGCTGCGCGTGCTGACCGGCCAGCCGTTCGACCCGAGCCCGGCCACCCAGATCGGCGTCGAGCTGGTGGAGGCGCACTTCGCGTCGCCGGAGACGCTCGGCCACACCATCAGCGTGCTCGCCGACCGCCTGCCACCACTGGCCGGCACCTCGCTCGACTCGTCCGGCCGCCGGGTGATGCGCCTGCTCAGCGCGCTCTCCGTCGGCTACACCCGCGGCCTGCGCGAGCGCACGCTGGACGAGCAGGAGAGCATCCGGCAGGCCACCGTGCTCGCCCAGCTGCAGACCGAGCACGCGCTCCGGGAGTCACAGGAGGCGTTCCGGCACGCGGCCGTGCACGACCAACTCACCGGCCTGCCCAACCGGATCTTCTTCGAGAAGCAGCTCGCCGACCTGATCGAGAACGGCGGCGCCCACCACGTCGCGATCTGCTTCATCGGCATCACCAGCCTGCAGGCGATCACCGACCGGTTCGGCCACGTCCTCGGCGACAAGGCGCTCACCGTCACCGCCGACCGGCTCCGCACGCTGGCCCGCTCGCTCGGCCACCCGCTGGCCCGGTTCGCCGGTGACCAGTTCGTCATGCTGATCGAGGACCCGGCAGGCACGCCACACCTGGCCGGCGTCGCGGACCAGATCATCGCCACGCTCTCCACCCCGGTCCACACCGATCGCCATCTGCTGCCGATGTCCGCCAGCATCGGTCTGGTCGACCGCCCGATCGCCGGCATGGACGCGAACGACGTGATGCGTGCCGCCGGCATGACGCTGCAGTGGGCCAAGGCCGAGGGCACGAACCGCTGGCAGCTGTTCGACCAGGCCCGCAGCGACCGCGAGATAGCCAAGCACGCGCTCACCGCCGACCTGGCCGGCGGCATCGACCGCGACGAGTTCTTCCTGGAGTACCAGCCGCTCGTCCGCCTCGAGGACCGCGCCGTGATCGGCGTCGAGGCCCTGGTCCGCTGGCACCACCCACGCCTCGGCCGGCTCAACCCCGGCCGCTTCATCGACCTCGCGGAGGAGTCCGGCCAGATCGTCCGCCTCGGCGGCCGCCTCCTCGACAAGGCCTGCCGCCAGGCCCGCGAGTGGGCCAAACTGACCGACAGCCCACCGTACGTCAGCGTCAACGTCGCCGTACCGCAACTCCGCGACGGCGCCGGCCTGCTCCGCACCGTCGACAACCTCCTCCAGGAGGTCGGCCTGGCCCCCGAACTGCTCCAACTGGAGATCACCGAGAGCGCCTCCATCCCGGACGACCCGCAACTCCGCCGCACGCTCGACGACATCGCGGGCCTCGGCGTCCGGCTGGCCCTCGACGACTTCGGCTCCGGCTACTCGAACCTCGGCTACCTGCAGAACCTGCCGGTCAACCAGTTGAAGATCGACATGCAGTTCGTCCGCGACTGGAAGCCGTCGTCGACCAAGTCGCTGCTGCCGTCCCTGGTCAAGCTCGCCCACGACCTGCGCCTGTCGGCCCTCGCGGAGGGCGTGGAGACGTTGCAGCAGGCCGAATACCTCGAGTCGATCGGCTGCGACCACGTGCAGGGCTACTACTTCGGCAAGCCCCAGGCCGCTTCCTCCATCACTTCACTGCTGCTCGAGTGGAGCGCGGAGGAACTCTGA
- a CDS encoding SAM-dependent methyltransferase encodes MDRPEWAPPGIDVERPSAARLYDYFLGGSHNFAADRAMAQQLLATAPDIPLIAQANRAFLRRAVHMLAESGIRQFLDIGSGIPTLGNVHEVAREVAPDARVVYVDLDPVAVAHSSVLIRGQEGIAAIQGDVRKPGDILHHETVRELIDFTEPVALLVIALLQFVRDEDDPAGIMAQLRGALPSGSYLAISHGVVDGWRHDKEMVKSLYSRTTTPAASRTRAEVVPFFGDFELVDPGLVWVTQWRPDQPSNIDGIKAAKSAVVAGVGRKP; translated from the coding sequence ATGGACCGACCGGAGTGGGCCCCGCCGGGCATCGACGTGGAGCGACCGAGTGCAGCGCGGCTGTACGACTACTTTCTGGGTGGTTCACACAACTTTGCGGCGGACCGAGCGATGGCTCAGCAACTGCTCGCCACCGCGCCGGACATTCCACTGATCGCCCAGGCGAACCGCGCGTTCCTCCGCCGCGCCGTGCACATGCTGGCCGAGTCAGGGATCAGACAGTTCCTTGACATCGGCTCGGGCATTCCCACGCTCGGCAACGTGCACGAGGTCGCCCGGGAGGTCGCGCCGGACGCCCGGGTGGTCTACGTCGATCTCGATCCGGTTGCGGTGGCGCACAGCTCCGTGCTGATCCGCGGGCAGGAGGGTATCGCCGCGATCCAGGGCGACGTGCGCAAACCCGGCGACATCCTGCACCACGAGACGGTCCGCGAGCTGATCGACTTCACCGAGCCGGTCGCGCTGCTGGTCATCGCGCTGCTTCAGTTCGTCCGCGACGAGGACGATCCGGCCGGCATCATGGCGCAGCTGCGCGGCGCGCTCCCGTCCGGCAGCTACCTGGCGATCTCGCACGGCGTGGTCGACGGCTGGCGGCACGACAAGGAGATGGTGAAGAGCCTGTACAGCCGCACCACCACACCGGCCGCGTCCCGCACCCGGGCCGAGGTCGTGCCGTTCTTCGGCGACTTCGAGCTGGTGGACCCCGGCCTGGTCTGGGTCACCCAATGGCGTCCCGACCAGCCCAGCAACATCGACGGCATCAAGGCGGCGAAGTCCGCGGTGGTCGCCGGGGTGGGGCGCAAACCGTGA
- a CDS encoding TetR/AcrR family transcriptional regulator: protein MTTAADDARIRVMQGFTAAVAERGYAATTIADIVAAARVSKRTFYEHFPDKEACLLATYRASAERLERILREAGQQTGGGWRERVHALVTAYLSALDAAGPASRTVLVEVQAAGPRAFRMRSETQHRFAALFVELVESDPALPPLDPALAIALVGGINELLLHAADPYTRDGGPFIALADTVADFAGAVIGR, encoded by the coding sequence ATGACGACGGCGGCCGACGACGCCCGGATCCGGGTGATGCAGGGCTTCACGGCGGCGGTCGCGGAGCGCGGCTACGCGGCCACCACGATCGCGGACATCGTCGCGGCGGCGCGCGTCTCCAAACGCACGTTCTACGAGCATTTCCCGGACAAGGAGGCGTGCCTGCTGGCCACCTACCGGGCGAGCGCGGAACGGCTGGAGCGCATCCTGCGCGAGGCCGGGCAGCAGACCGGCGGCGGGTGGCGCGAGCGGGTACACGCGCTGGTAACCGCGTACCTCTCGGCGCTGGACGCGGCCGGTCCGGCCAGCCGCACGGTGCTGGTCGAGGTGCAGGCCGCGGGGCCGCGCGCGTTCCGCATGCGCAGCGAGACGCAGCACCGCTTCGCCGCGCTCTTCGTGGAGCTGGTGGAGTCCGACCCGGCGCTGCCCCCGCTCGACCCGGCGCTGGCGATCGCGCTGGTCGGCGGCATCAACGAGCTGCTGCTGCACGCCGCGGACCCGTACACCCGGGACGGCGGTCCGTTCATCGCCCTGGCGGACACGGTGGCGGACTTCGCGGGTGCGGTCATCGGCCGGTAG
- a CDS encoding alpha/beta hydrolase produces the protein MIARAEAFALRRLLALPAPVQRFIGGTPASGDAVDSTIAMLLRVQRWRGQAGLSAGTPERTRRRIRRTAALMGGRPTPVGAVHTVTVAGRLRGRHYVPCDGSDLLVVFFHGGGFVAGDLDTHDETCRLLCASGRVRVLSVEYRLAPEFPFPAAVEDACAAVRWAFTQAPAVAVCGDSAGANLAAVACQALRGGERTPVAQVLFYPLIDHVGAWPSRSRFRSGLVLTARDLEFFRRHYLPGPVTNDPRHSPLHAPDLTGLPPAIVVTAALDPLRDEGEAYAAALRAAGVPVRAWRVPGMVHAFANLTAVSEAARRAVTETATLLRA, from the coding sequence TTGATCGCCCGGGCGGAGGCATTCGCGCTGCGGCGGCTGCTGGCGCTGCCGGCACCGGTGCAGCGGTTCATCGGTGGTACGCCGGCGTCCGGGGACGCGGTCGACTCGACGATCGCGATGCTGCTGCGTGTCCAGCGGTGGCGCGGGCAGGCAGGCCTCTCCGCCGGCACGCCGGAGCGCACCCGTCGGCGGATCCGGCGGACGGCCGCGCTGATGGGCGGCCGGCCCACCCCGGTCGGCGCGGTGCACACGGTGACCGTGGCCGGCCGGCTGCGCGGCCGGCACTACGTACCGTGCGACGGGTCCGATCTGCTCGTGGTCTTCTTCCACGGCGGCGGGTTCGTGGCCGGTGATCTGGACACCCACGACGAGACGTGCCGGCTGTTGTGCGCGTCCGGCCGGGTGCGCGTGCTGTCCGTCGAATACCGGCTGGCGCCGGAGTTCCCGTTCCCGGCCGCGGTGGAGGACGCGTGCGCGGCCGTGCGGTGGGCGTTCACCCAGGCGCCGGCGGTGGCGGTGTGCGGGGACAGCGCGGGTGCGAACCTCGCGGCCGTGGCCTGCCAGGCGCTGCGCGGCGGCGAGCGGACGCCGGTGGCGCAGGTCCTGTTCTACCCGCTGATCGACCACGTCGGCGCGTGGCCGTCGCGGTCCCGGTTCCGGTCCGGCCTGGTGCTCACCGCGCGCGATCTCGAATTCTTCCGCCGCCACTACCTGCCCGGGCCGGTGACGAACGACCCGCGGCACTCGCCGCTGCACGCGCCGGATCTCACCGGTCTGCCGCCCGCGATCGTGGTCACCGCCGCGCTGGACCCGCTGCGTGACGAGGGCGAGGCCTACGCGGCCGCGCTGCGGGCCGCGGGTGTGCCGGTGCGCGCGTGGCGGGTGCCGGGCATGGTGCACGCGTTCGCCAACCTGACCGCGGTCAGCGAGGCGGCCCGGCGGGCCGTGACCGAGACGGCGACGCTGCTACGGGCGTGA
- a CDS encoding Hsp70 family protein, translating to MNPDMGPVLAIDFGTTTSSAALIDGEQIRLLPEPVSGGYAWPSAVYWDGERMLVGTLAERRKRADPNSYAVEFKRGLKGDRPMPQGDRTFRPIEQAASVLTALRMEAERMHGGQITRALVTVPASYGPDDIRRPQMIAAAEAAGFSTVELLPEPVAAAYAPIPGPTFLPGELILIYDLGGGTFDTALMRVGAEGPEVLGHDAIDDCGGRNIDALLANRIQNDGEEWLAPLIASVVTAPGTPAALRLSMALADFAQRIKHQLSDVESVEDYLMPTTPAYELDRSQLALLAEAVLERTVRCCADLLARHKVHPDTISAILLVGGGSRMPAAAEALTRAFNRPLRRVDEPELATVQGAARWLTRSGPRLITSSADSSRTVPLSFTLPGGGGQLLRWFVSPGDTYPVGWPLARVRLPSGAVWDLTSSVPGTVERLLVPAGDAVASQQWLALSRP from the coding sequence GTGAACCCGGACATGGGCCCGGTGCTGGCCATCGACTTCGGCACCACGACCTCCTCCGCGGCGCTGATCGACGGCGAGCAGATCCGTCTGCTGCCGGAGCCGGTCAGCGGCGGTTACGCGTGGCCGTCCGCGGTCTACTGGGACGGCGAGCGCATGCTGGTCGGCACGCTGGCCGAGCGCCGCAAGCGGGCCGACCCGAACTCGTACGCCGTGGAGTTCAAGCGCGGGCTCAAGGGCGACCGGCCGATGCCGCAGGGCGACCGCACGTTCCGGCCGATCGAGCAGGCCGCGTCCGTGCTGACCGCGCTGCGGATGGAGGCCGAGCGCATGCACGGCGGCCAGATCACCCGCGCGCTGGTCACGGTGCCGGCCAGCTACGGGCCGGACGACATTCGCCGCCCGCAGATGATCGCCGCGGCCGAGGCGGCCGGGTTCAGCACGGTGGAGCTGCTGCCCGAGCCGGTCGCGGCCGCGTACGCGCCGATCCCCGGACCGACGTTCCTGCCCGGCGAGCTGATCCTGATCTACGACCTGGGCGGCGGTACGTTCGACACCGCGCTGATGCGAGTCGGCGCGGAGGGCCCGGAGGTGCTCGGCCACGACGCGATCGACGACTGCGGCGGCCGGAACATCGACGCGCTGCTGGCCAACAGGATCCAGAACGACGGCGAGGAGTGGCTGGCACCGCTGATCGCGTCCGTGGTCACCGCGCCCGGCACGCCCGCGGCCCTGCGGCTCAGCATGGCGCTGGCCGACTTCGCCCAGCGGATCAAGCACCAGCTCAGCGACGTGGAGAGCGTCGAGGACTACCTGATGCCGACCACCCCGGCGTACGAGCTGGACCGGTCCCAGCTGGCGCTGCTGGCCGAGGCGGTGCTGGAGCGCACGGTCAGGTGCTGCGCCGACCTGCTGGCCCGGCACAAGGTCCACCCGGACACGATCAGCGCGATCCTGCTGGTCGGCGGCGGCTCCCGCATGCCGGCCGCGGCCGAGGCGCTGACCAGGGCGTTCAACCGTCCGCTGCGCCGGGTGGACGAGCCGGAGCTGGCCACGGTGCAGGGTGCGGCGCGCTGGCTGACCCGCAGCGGCCCGCGGCTCATCACGTCCAGTGCGGACTCGTCGCGTACCGTGCCGCTGTCCTTCACGCTGCCCGGCGGCGGTGGCCAGCTGCTGCGCTGGTTCGTCTCGCCCGGCGACACGTACCCGGTGGGCTGGCCGCTGGCCCGGGTCCGGCTCCCGTCCGGCGCGGTCTGGGACCTCACCTCGTCGGTGCCCGGCACGGTCGAGCGGCTGCTGGTCCCGGCCGGTGACGCGGTCGCCAGCCAGCAGTGGCTTGCGCTGTCACGCCCGTAG
- a CDS encoding Hsp70 family protein, whose translation MTEPILAVDVGTSGTSAALIVGDQTTLLKEPLTGALVWPSAVCVDDNGFVVGTAAERRKRSVPRRYIDGPRRAVDAQAAMRLDDREVTGNEAVAAYLAELGREAQRVYGGQVWRLTLSIPAGYLPGDPRRDAMIAIGEAAGFVDVELIPDAVAAALDPHTGADLRPGSLVLVCDLGANWTASLVRVAGNDSALLATQSSTAGHDLEALLIKDLRTEGRAWLEPLLAAPGDGGLRAYYEAIDFVRRLKHQLGDSLEVEDHLTPLTPPYKLSRAWLEAFAEPAVQALVASAHAVVGAVGATLADISTVVLTGGASRLPVVEPALAGSLGHTLRHAPEPELAVVRGAAQWAANAESRAVAADAPSWRIEPISWDIPGGDAKLLRWNVGEGEAFREGTVVAEVRTGDERVYQLTATHAGALLGHTVPPGGQVGATLVTAATRDAAALAADPPTQRLQLRTSGSWLLTPDRQVLVECDTAGRHIRSFVIATGELIGEFRPDYGAGTAQGARIFFDPEGRLSLIAWDTEGTFSVWDVETGKLSTRFRDSVGPIRVLVDEPSWRLAAEADGKVQVGRYRRGVTTLWDLRTGERLERTGDETWEQRNPGFRMRSPTDAFSTESISPDGRLRALVTSDLDGSGVLSLQDIESSLEVFRVHAPAAPEAEGFVPRLLTSFTADGKLLLANWDYADRSLVDAWEM comes from the coding sequence ATGACCGAACCAATCCTGGCGGTCGATGTCGGGACGTCCGGAACATCGGCGGCGTTGATTGTCGGCGACCAGACGACGCTGCTCAAGGAGCCGCTGACCGGCGCCCTCGTCTGGCCGTCCGCCGTCTGCGTGGACGACAACGGCTTCGTCGTCGGCACCGCCGCGGAGCGCCGCAAGCGTTCCGTACCCCGGCGCTACATCGACGGCCCGCGCCGCGCGGTGGACGCGCAGGCCGCGATGCGGCTGGACGACCGTGAGGTGACCGGCAACGAGGCGGTCGCGGCCTACCTGGCCGAGCTGGGCCGGGAGGCGCAACGCGTCTACGGCGGCCAGGTCTGGCGGCTGACTCTGTCCATCCCGGCCGGCTACCTGCCCGGCGACCCGCGGCGGGACGCGATGATCGCGATTGGCGAGGCCGCCGGCTTCGTCGACGTCGAGCTGATACCGGACGCGGTCGCCGCCGCGCTCGACCCGCACACCGGTGCCGACCTGCGCCCCGGCTCACTGGTCCTGGTCTGCGACCTGGGCGCGAACTGGACGGCCTCGCTGGTCCGGGTGGCCGGCAACGACTCCGCGCTGCTGGCCACGCAGAGCTCGACCGCCGGGCACGACCTGGAGGCGCTGCTCATCAAGGACCTGCGCACCGAGGGCCGGGCCTGGCTGGAGCCGCTGCTCGCCGCGCCCGGTGACGGTGGCCTGCGGGCCTACTACGAGGCGATCGACTTCGTCCGGCGGCTGAAGCACCAGCTCGGCGACTCGCTCGAGGTCGAGGACCACCTGACGCCGCTGACCCCGCCGTACAAGTTGAGTCGCGCCTGGCTGGAGGCCTTCGCCGAGCCGGCCGTGCAGGCGCTGGTGGCCAGCGCGCACGCGGTGGTCGGCGCGGTCGGCGCCACGCTGGCGGACATCTCCACCGTGGTGCTGACCGGCGGTGCGTCCCGGCTCCCGGTGGTCGAGCCCGCGCTGGCCGGCAGTCTCGGCCACACGCTGCGACACGCGCCCGAGCCGGAGCTGGCCGTGGTCCGCGGCGCCGCGCAGTGGGCGGCGAACGCGGAGAGCCGCGCCGTCGCCGCGGACGCGCCGAGCTGGCGGATCGAGCCGATCTCCTGGGACATCCCGGGCGGCGACGCCAAGCTGCTGCGCTGGAACGTCGGCGAGGGCGAGGCGTTCCGCGAGGGCACCGTGGTCGCCGAGGTGCGCACCGGCGACGAGCGCGTCTACCAGCTGACCGCCACGCACGCGGGCGCGCTGCTCGGCCATACCGTGCCGCCCGGCGGCCAGGTCGGCGCCACGCTGGTCACGGCCGCCACCCGGGACGCGGCGGCGCTGGCCGCCGACCCGCCGACGCAGCGCCTGCAATTGCGCACCAGCGGCTCCTGGCTGCTCACGCCGGACCGGCAGGTGCTGGTGGAGTGCGACACCGCCGGTCGGCACATCCGCTCGTTCGTGATCGCGACCGGCGAGCTGATCGGCGAGTTCCGGCCGGACTACGGCGCCGGCACCGCGCAGGGCGCCCGGATCTTCTTCGACCCGGAGGGCCGGCTCAGCCTGATCGCGTGGGACACCGAGGGCACGTTCTCGGTCTGGGACGTGGAGACCGGAAAGCTCTCCACCCGGTTCCGGGACTCGGTCGGCCCAATCCGCGTGCTGGTCGACGAGCCGAGCTGGCGGCTGGCCGCGGAGGCGGACGGCAAGGTGCAGGTCGGCCGCTACCGGCGCGGCGTCACCACGCTGTGGGACCTGCGCACCGGCGAACGGCTGGAGCGGACCGGCGACGAGACGTGGGAGCAGCGCAACCCCGGCTTCCGGATGCGCAGCCCGACGGACGCGTTCAGCACCGAGAGCATCAGCCCGGACGGCCGGCTGCGCGCGCTGGTCACCTCCGACCTGGACGGCTCCGGCGTGCTCAGCCTGCAGGACATCGAGAGCAGCCTGGAGGTGTTCCGGGTGCACGCGCCGGCGGCGCCGGAGGCCGAGGGCTTCGTGCCACGGCTGCTGACGTCGTTCACCGCGGACGGCAAACTGCTGCTGGCGAACTGGGACTACGCCGACCGCAGCCTGGTCGACGCTTGGGAGATGTGA
- a CDS encoding HAD-IA family hydrolase, with protein MKIGAVLFDMDGTLIDSHGAIIRSWTRIAEEYDLPLDEILAVHAGRPAWSTLESVAPWLGAERIRQAAARQLEWEYDDLTDVIAIDGALDLIKGVADRGVSWAVVTSADERLARARLGAVGIDPPLLISTDDISAPKPDPEGYLLAANRLGVPPAGCLVVEDAPAGVTAGRAAGMRVVGVAGITGDITVTNLVEILELLD; from the coding sequence ATGAAGATCGGTGCGGTGCTCTTCGACATGGACGGGACGCTGATCGACTCGCACGGGGCGATCATCCGGAGCTGGACCCGGATCGCGGAGGAGTACGACCTGCCGCTGGACGAGATCCTGGCCGTGCACGCGGGCCGGCCCGCGTGGAGCACGCTGGAGTCGGTGGCGCCGTGGCTCGGCGCCGAGCGGATCCGGCAGGCGGCGGCGCGGCAGCTGGAGTGGGAGTACGACGACCTGACCGACGTGATCGCGATCGACGGCGCACTCGACCTGATCAAGGGCGTCGCCGACCGAGGCGTGTCGTGGGCCGTGGTGACCAGCGCGGACGAGCGGCTGGCCCGGGCCCGGCTGGGTGCGGTCGGCATCGACCCGCCGCTGTTGATCAGCACGGACGACATCAGCGCGCCGAAGCCGGACCCGGAGGGTTACCTGCTGGCGGCGAACCGGCTCGGCGTACCGCCGGCGGGTTGTCTGGTCGTCGAGGACGCGCCCGCGGGAGTGACCGCGGGGCGCGCGGCCGGCATGCGCGTGGTCGGCGTGGCGGGAATCACCGGCGACATAACAGTGACAAATCTGGTCGAAATCCTCGAACTACTCGACTGA
- the sigK gene encoding ECF RNA polymerase sigma factor SigK, translated as MTDHLSAVPPVPQHAAGQAEPDRLLRAVARGDEAAFARLYELVSPRVYGLIRRVLRDPAQAEEVAQEALVEVWRTAGRFDPARGSATAWVFTIAHRRAVDRVRSEQAGTDRVRRVAAAEADVPYDEVVEEVTSRLEQQQVRRCLGSLTDLQREAVTLAYYGGHSYPEVARLLDAGLPTIKSRMRDGLIRLRDCLGVEVAR; from the coding sequence ATGACCGACCATCTGTCCGCGGTGCCGCCGGTACCGCAGCACGCGGCCGGGCAGGCCGAGCCGGACCGGCTGCTGCGCGCGGTGGCGCGCGGCGACGAGGCCGCGTTCGCCCGCCTGTACGAGCTGGTGTCGCCACGGGTCTACGGACTGATCCGGCGCGTGCTGCGCGACCCGGCCCAGGCCGAGGAGGTCGCGCAGGAGGCGCTGGTCGAGGTGTGGCGGACGGCCGGGCGGTTCGACCCGGCCCGCGGCTCCGCCACCGCGTGGGTCTTCACGATCGCGCACCGGCGCGCGGTCGACCGGGTGCGCTCCGAGCAGGCCGGCACCGACCGCGTGCGCCGGGTCGCCGCGGCCGAGGCGGACGTCCCGTACGACGAGGTGGTCGAGGAGGTCACCAGCCGCCTGGAGCAGCAGCAGGTCCGCCGCTGCCTGGGCAGCCTGACCGACCTGCAGCGGGAGGCGGTCACGCTCGCGTACTACGGCGGGCACAGTTATCCGGAGGTGGCCCGGCTGCTCGACGCCGGGCTGCCCACCATCAAGAGCCGCATGCGCGACGGCCTGATCCGGCTGCGCGACTGCCTCGGCGTGGAGGTAGCGCGATGA
- a CDS encoding anti-sigma factor: MTMDIHALVGAYVLDAVDDIERAAFDRHLGTCKACSAEVDELREATARLADATWSVPPPRLRREVMRRIAITRQTTPVRPAARRRPAWGRRVLAAAAAVALAAGTGAAVFAYQEQRVREQAVIAAAARAEAARVQAVLSAPDARLRTAEVTGGGQVTVVVSRSLDEGVVLMDGAAPPEPGQAYQMWLITGANPAPAPVMPPGSGTGVGFVSSVGDTDVIALTIEPASGSRTPTSPVRAQVRL, from the coding sequence ATGACCATGGACATTCACGCGCTGGTCGGCGCGTACGTGCTGGACGCGGTGGACGACATCGAGCGCGCTGCGTTCGACCGGCACCTCGGCACCTGCAAGGCCTGCTCGGCCGAGGTGGACGAGCTGCGCGAGGCGACCGCGCGGCTGGCGGACGCGACCTGGTCGGTGCCGCCGCCCCGGCTGCGCCGCGAGGTGATGCGGCGGATCGCGATCACCCGGCAGACGACGCCGGTCCGGCCGGCCGCCCGCCGCCGGCCCGCGTGGGGCCGCCGGGTGCTCGCCGCGGCCGCGGCCGTGGCGCTGGCCGCCGGCACCGGCGCGGCCGTCTTCGCCTACCAGGAACAGCGGGTACGTGAGCAGGCGGTGATCGCGGCGGCGGCGCGGGCCGAGGCGGCGCGCGTGCAGGCGGTGCTGTCCGCGCCGGACGCGCGGCTGCGGACCGCGGAAGTGACCGGCGGCGGTCAGGTGACGGTCGTGGTGTCCCGGTCCCTGGACGAGGGCGTCGTGCTGATGGATGGCGCCGCGCCGCCGGAGCCGGGCCAGGCGTACCAGATGTGGCTGATCACCGGCGCGAATCCGGCACCCGCCCCCGTCATGCCGCCGGGCTCGGGCACGGGCGTGGGTTTCGTCTCCTCGGTGGGGGACACGGACGTGATCGCGCTGACGATCGAGCCGGCATCCGGCTCCCGGACGCCCACCTCACCGGTCCGCGCACAGGTGAGACTCTAG
- a CDS encoding response regulator encodes MIRVALVDDQPLLRLGYRMVLESEPDLEVVGEAGDGAAGVELAHRIVPDVVLMDVRMPILDGIEATRRIAASGLPTRVLVLTTFNLDEYAFSALRAGASGFLLKDVPPADLLTGIRAVAAGDAIISPSVTRRLIDAFAAHLPDHGAGRPVTPDDRLARLTDREREVMTEIARGGSNAEIAAHFNVSEATVKTHVGRILTKLGLRDRVQVVIFAYETGLIHPN; translated from the coding sequence ATGATCCGGGTCGCGCTCGTCGACGACCAGCCATTGCTGCGCCTCGGCTACCGGATGGTGCTGGAGTCCGAACCCGACCTGGAGGTGGTCGGCGAGGCCGGGGACGGCGCGGCCGGTGTCGAGCTGGCGCACCGGATCGTGCCGGACGTGGTGCTGATGGACGTACGCATGCCGATCCTGGACGGCATCGAGGCGACCCGCCGGATCGCCGCGTCCGGCCTGCCCACCCGGGTGCTGGTGCTGACCACGTTCAACCTGGACGAGTACGCGTTCTCCGCGCTCCGCGCCGGTGCCAGCGGCTTCCTGCTCAAGGACGTGCCACCGGCCGACCTGCTGACCGGCATCCGCGCGGTGGCGGCCGGCGACGCGATCATCTCGCCCAGCGTGACCCGGCGGCTGATCGACGCGTTCGCCGCGCACCTTCCCGACCACGGCGCCGGCCGGCCGGTCACGCCGGACGACCGGCTGGCCCGGCTGACCGACCGGGAGCGGGAGGTGATGACGGAGATCGCGCGCGGCGGCTCGAACGCGGAGATCGCCGCGCACTTCAACGTCTCCGAGGCGACCGTGAAGACGCACGTCGGCCGGATCCTGACCAAGCTCGGACTGCGCGACCGGGTGCAGGTGGTCATCTTCGCGTACGAGACCGGCCTGATCCACCCGAACTAG